A region from the Melioribacter roseus P3M-2 genome encodes:
- the fliW gene encoding flagellar assembly protein FliW, whose amino-acid sequence MKLKTKQFGEIEFSDDLILNFKEGLVGFETLRKFILIKPEDTLFYWLNSVENPDIAFPLFGLRLIDEEYPQIENHEAFGIVILNPDPLKITVNMKAPVYINQDNKTGYQKILDDEKYSLYYNLFTE is encoded by the coding sequence ATGAAGCTTAAAACTAAACAATTCGGCGAAATCGAATTCTCCGACGACCTGATTCTTAATTTCAAAGAAGGTTTGGTCGGATTCGAAACTCTTCGTAAATTTATCCTGATTAAACCGGAGGATACTCTTTTTTATTGGTTAAACTCGGTTGAAAATCCGGATATCGCTTTCCCGCTTTTCGGTTTGAGATTAATCGACGAAGAGTATCCGCAGATTGAGAATCATGAAGCTTTTGGAATCGTTATTCTGAATCCTGACCCGTTGAAAATTACCGTCAATATGAAAGCTCCTGTATATATTAATCAGGACAATAAAACGGGATATCAGAAAATACTCGACGACGAAAAGTATTCACTCTATTACAATTTATTTACAGAGTAA
- the csrA gene encoding carbon storage regulator CsrA has translation MLILSRKVNEEIKIGPDITIKILSISENHVKIGITAPDSVEIYRGEIYEKVIEISREASQQKGAENVDLSKYKIKKVNK, from the coding sequence ATGTTAATTTTATCAAGAAAAGTAAACGAAGAAATTAAAATCGGGCCAGACATAACGATTAAGATTCTCTCGATATCGGAGAATCACGTGAAAATCGGTATAACCGCGCCCGATTCGGTCGAAATTTACCGCGGGGAAATTTACGAAAAGGTCATTGAGATTTCGCGCGAAGCCTCTCAACAAAAGGGCGCCGAAAATGTCGATTTGTCGAAATATAAAATTAAAAAGGTTAACAAATGA
- a CDS encoding response regulator, with translation MTTFFDNKVRILVIDDSDIIRNVIKNFLSEYNIEVVMSSDGLEGIQKAIEYKPKLIFLDIMMPNLDGLRMLKVIKVLDDLKDIPVIVISGHTDKKNVLEAVKSGAINVISKPLSKSILIKSIKEALGNDFFANLRNQKLLSNEEKKK, from the coding sequence ATGACCACATTTTTCGACAATAAGGTGCGAATTCTGGTGATTGACGATTCGGATATTATTCGTAATGTTATCAAAAATTTTCTCTCTGAATATAACATTGAAGTAGTTATGTCGAGCGACGGACTCGAAGGGATTCAAAAAGCCATCGAGTATAAACCGAAACTGATTTTTCTGGATATAATGATGCCTAACCTCGACGGTCTCAGAATGCTGAAGGTAATTAAAGTGCTTGACGATCTGAAGGACATTCCCGTAATTGTCATAAGCGGACATACGGATAAAAAGAACGTTCTTGAAGCGGTAAAATCGGGAGCGATAAATGTAATTTCGAAACCGTTGTCGAAATCGATTTTGATAAAGTCGATAAAAGAAGCGCTCGGCAACGACTTCTTTGCCAATTTGAGAAATCAAAAACTCCTGAGCAATGAAGAAAAAAAGAAATAA
- a CDS encoding Hpt domain-containing protein encodes MSNLPLKIDAIKEALITEKRELLRTIIHELKGSSGTVGFRNLSRICAEIEEKISDNNNDWSTIENSIENLLNEIEVLEILNSK; translated from the coding sequence ATTTCGAATCTGCCGTTAAAAATCGACGCCATTAAAGAAGCTCTTATTACCGAAAAACGGGAGCTGTTGAGAACGATAATCCATGAGCTGAAAGGGAGCAGCGGAACGGTCGGTTTTAGAAATCTTTCTCGCATTTGCGCTGAAATAGAAGAAAAAATTTCCGATAATAATAACGATTGGAGTACGATCGAAAATTCAATTGAAAACTTGTTGAACGAAATCGAAGTGCTCGAAATTCTAAATTCTAAATAA
- the motA gene encoding flagellar motor stator protein MotA — translation MFVIVGIAVVFVSVVVGFLVAGGNLVVLIQISEFITIGGAAIGSILIASPPALLKKITAQLPTIFKGHAASKEDYIEMLKAFSMLFLTAQREGLLAIEKHIEQPEKSEILSKSKLLIEDPVKKDFFCDTMKVMLAGSVPPHELENLMDAEIETYELENKPVSETIGRVGDSLPGLGIVAAVLGVIITMGSISDGPEAVGKHVAAALVGTFLGVLLSYGFVNPIAANLHHVVADKAQEMKIIKTFILAYAKGNPPFVAAEMARRTIFSDHRPTFSELENALRGKK, via the coding sequence ATGTTCGTTATTGTAGGTATTGCTGTTGTATTCGTATCAGTAGTTGTAGGCTTCCTGGTGGCAGGAGGCAATTTAGTTGTGCTTATTCAGATCTCCGAATTTATTACGATCGGGGGAGCGGCTATCGGAAGTATATTAATAGCTTCGCCTCCGGCTTTGTTAAAAAAAATAACCGCACAATTGCCTACAATATTTAAGGGTCATGCGGCTTCCAAAGAAGATTATATCGAAATGCTGAAAGCTTTCAGTATGCTTTTTCTTACCGCGCAGAGGGAAGGACTGCTGGCAATCGAAAAGCATATTGAACAGCCTGAAAAAAGCGAAATTCTCTCAAAAAGCAAACTTTTAATAGAAGACCCGGTTAAAAAAGATTTCTTTTGCGACACAATGAAAGTAATGCTGGCGGGTTCGGTGCCGCCGCATGAACTCGAGAATTTAATGGACGCCGAGATCGAAACGTACGAACTTGAAAACAAACCGGTTTCGGAAACGATTGGCCGCGTGGGCGATTCTTTGCCGGGGTTGGGTATAGTGGCGGCAGTGCTTGGAGTTATTATAACTATGGGATCTATTAGCGACGGACCTGAAGCTGTGGGAAAACACGTGGCGGCTGCGCTCGTAGGAACATTTTTAGGAGTGCTGCTATCATATGGTTTTGTAAATCCTATCGCTGCAAACTTACATCATGTTGTAGCAGATAAAGCCCAAGAAATGAAAATAATTAAAACATTTATTCTCGCTTATGCAAAAGGCAATCCGCCGTTTGTAGCCGCCGAAATGGCAAGGCGCACTATTTTTTCCGATCACAGACCGACATTCAGCGAACTTGAAAACGCTTTGAGAGGTAAGAAATAA
- a CDS encoding OmpA family protein: MADASNKRPTLKKQEEPAQEVSYDEQPPIIKKIKKVDGGHHGGAWKVAYADFVTAMMALFIVLWVLGQSEEVKEAVAGYFNDPIGFSTKGKGILDGSSSSLIDAKIQAEIQKKESERQELEKMGEKLKEELTKETDLEGLTDQVKIEVVKEGLRIELIDSANDIFFEVGTADLKPEAKRILSKIGAEIAKMDNKIIIEGHTDARQYKNDGTGYTNFELSADRANSAKRALVAAGVSEKQIDEISGYADTRLRDPENPYSSINRRISITLKYSTN, from the coding sequence ATGGCTGATGCTTCGAATAAAAGACCCACTCTGAAAAAGCAGGAAGAGCCTGCTCAGGAAGTATCCTACGACGAACAGCCTCCGATAATTAAAAAAATAAAAAAGGTCGACGGAGGACATCACGGCGGCGCGTGGAAAGTGGCATATGCCGATTTCGTTACCGCAATGATGGCTCTTTTTATTGTATTGTGGGTGCTCGGTCAAAGCGAGGAAGTTAAAGAAGCCGTAGCGGGCTATTTCAACGATCCTATTGGATTTTCTACCAAAGGGAAAGGCATTCTCGACGGCAGCTCGAGTTCTCTTATAGATGCAAAAATACAGGCTGAAATACAGAAAAAAGAATCCGAACGGCAGGAACTAGAAAAAATGGGAGAAAAATTAAAAGAGGAATTGACAAAAGAAACTGACCTGGAAGGACTGACAGACCAGGTAAAAATAGAAGTTGTTAAGGAAGGCTTGAGAATCGAATTAATCGACTCTGCCAACGACATCTTTTTTGAAGTCGGAACTGCGGATTTGAAACCAGAAGCCAAACGAATACTTAGTAAGATCGGCGCGGAGATTGCCAAGATGGATAATAAGATTATTATCGAAGGACACACGGACGCGCGCCAGTATAAAAATGACGGAACCGGATATACTAATTTCGAACTGAGCGCCGACAGAGCAAATTCGGCTAAACGAGCTCTCGTGGCGGCAGGCGTTTCCGAAAAACAAATCGACGAAATTAGCGGCTATGCCGATACACGCCTCAGAGACCCTGAAAATCCGTACAGTTCAATCAACAGAAGAATCAGTATTACTTTGAAATATTCGACGAATTAA
- a CDS encoding response regulator — MTSEKKKILIIEDDQLLQDFYRVLFNKIGFETVITEDTEELFSHLNGNNVALIIMDVSLRNTYLETEKIDGAKLSRYIKENFVNLNVPILLVTAYSNSKEGNSLLIESKADDYVLKPIVSIDLFLQKVNRLIYER, encoded by the coding sequence TTGACTTCCGAAAAGAAAAAAATATTGATAATCGAAGACGACCAGCTCCTGCAGGATTTTTACAGAGTCTTATTCAATAAAATCGGATTCGAAACCGTAATTACCGAAGATACCGAGGAACTTTTTTCTCACCTGAACGGTAACAATGTAGCTTTGATAATAATGGACGTCAGTTTGAGAAATACGTATCTGGAAACCGAAAAAATCGACGGGGCCAAACTTTCGCGGTATATTAAAGAAAATTTTGTTAATTTAAACGTACCGATACTCCTGGTTACTGCATACTCCAATAGCAAAGAAGGCAACAGTTTGTTGATTGAAAGCAAAGCGGACGATTACGTTTTGAAACCGATTGTAAGTATAGATCTTTTTTTACAAAAAGTTAACAGGTTGATTTATGAAAGATAA
- a CDS encoding response regulator produces the protein MKDKILVVEDEKDTRFILEKLLTRNNYEVATAINGEDALEILKNFSPKVILADWTMPVLDGLSLCNILKADEKFKSIYFIILTARSSLKDRIMGLDIGADDFLVKPVENQELLARIRSGIRIYNLQNELKNAEHSKAVVDLACTIGHKINNPLSSLMLSLKSIENELNDDSKSKLADDLKVMKESVERINKFVQQLIYLKNPQVIDYIDENRMIKTD, from the coding sequence ATGAAAGATAAAATCCTTGTAGTTGAAGACGAAAAAGATACCAGATTTATACTGGAAAAGTTACTAACGCGAAACAATTACGAAGTGGCAACTGCAATAAACGGAGAAGACGCTCTCGAAATTTTGAAAAATTTTAGTCCCAAAGTAATACTTGCCGACTGGACAATGCCGGTGCTCGACGGGCTTTCTTTATGCAATATTTTGAAGGCTGACGAAAAATTCAAATCGATCTACTTTATAATACTGACAGCCCGTTCGTCGTTGAAAGACCGTATAATGGGACTCGATATCGGAGCCGATGATTTTCTGGTTAAACCGGTTGAAAATCAGGAACTGCTTGCAAGAATCCGTTCGGGAATTCGAATTTATAACCTTCAAAACGAATTAAAAAACGCCGAACACAGCAAGGCTGTAGTCGACCTCGCGTGTACTATAGGCCATAAAATAAATAACCCGCTCAGCAGTTTAATGCTTTCTTTGAAATCCATCGAAAACGAACTTAATGACGATAGCAAGTCGAAATTGGCGGACGATTTGAAAGTAATGAAAGAATCGGTCGAAAGGATCAATAAGTTCGTTCAGCAATTAATATACCTCAAAAATCCCCAGGTAATCGACTATATCGACGAAAACCGAATGATTAAGACCGACTAA